In Lolium perenne isolate Kyuss_39 chromosome 5, Kyuss_2.0, whole genome shotgun sequence, the sequence tagggtatactttctatcacaaatccgaaggcaaaatctttgttgctaagaacggaacctttctttcgaaagaatttctcactaaagaagtgactggaagaaaagtagaactcgatgagattgatgaatctatactcgttgatcagagtagcgcagtaccggaagttgtaccagtaccgcctacaccggcaacagaggaagctaatgataatgatcatgaaacttcgaacgaggaaactactgaacctcgcagatcgacaagggaacgtaccactcctgtttggtatgatccttgtctaaatttcatgattgttgataacaatgatgaggaccctgcgacgtatgaagaagcgatgatgagcccagattccaacaaatggcaagaagccatgaaatccgaaatgggatccatgtatgataacaaagtatggactttggtagacttacctgatagccgaaaggctgtcgaaaataaatggatcttcaagagaaaaacagatgctgatggtaatattactgtctataaagctcgacttgtcgcaaagggtttccgacaaattcaaggagttgactacgatgagactttctcacctgtagcgaagctaaaatctgtgaggattttgttagcaatagctgcatttttcgattatgagatttggcagatggatgtcaaaacggcgttccttaatggagacattgaggaagagttgtatatggtacaacccaaaggttttgtcgatcctaaaaatgctgacaaagtatgcaaacttcagcgttcaatctatggactgaagcaagcatcaagaagttggaaccgacgttttgataaggtgatcaaagacttcgggtttatacagtgtcatggagagacctgtatttacaagaaagtgagtgggagctctgtagcattcctgatattatatgtagatgacatattattgatcgggaatgatatagaactattaagcagtgttaaaggttatttgaataatagtttttcaatgaaagaccttggtgaagcatcatatatattaggcatcaagatctatagagatagatcaagacgcctaatagggctatcacagagtacatatctggacaagattctaaagaagtttagaatggacgaaagtaagaaagggttcttacctatgttaccaggcaaagtcttgagtaagactcaaggaccggctacggcagaagaaagagaaaggatgagtaaaatcccctatgcctcggcagtaggatctatcatgtatgccatgctatgtactagaccggatatagcacatgctgttagtttgactagcagatatcaaagtgatccaggaatggaacactggacagcggtcaagaatatcctgaagtacttgaaaagaactaaggatatgtttctttgttatggaggtgaccaagagctcgttgtaaatggttacaccgatgcaagttggaacactgatcctgatgactctaagtcacaatctgggtacgtgtttatattgaatggtgctttgcgatggtgggcaagctcgaaagcgattgcacggtggcgaagtcttcaacggaatcgtagtacatagcggcttcgaggcttcatcgaagcggtatggatgaagaggttcattgtagagctcggtgtggttcctagtgcattggacccattaatcatttactgtgataacatgggtgccatcgccaatgcacaagagccaaggtcacacaagaggctgaagcatatcaagctacgttaccactcgattcgcgagtacatcgaagatggagaagtaaagatttgcaaagtacacactgatctgaatgtagcagatccgttgactaaagctctccctagggcgaagcatgaccaacaccagaatgccatgggtgttaggtatattacaatgtaatctagattattgactctagtgcaagtgggagactgaaggagatatgccctagaggcaataataaagtggttattatttatatctttatgtttatgataaatgtttatatatcatgctataattgtattaaccgaaacattggtacatgtgtgatatgtagacaacaagaagtccctagtatgcctcttaaactagcttgttgattaatggatgattagtttcataatcatgaacattggatgttattaataacaaggttatatcattatatgaatgatgtaatggacacacccaattaagcgtagcataagatctcgtcattaagttatttgctataagctttcgatacatagttacctagtccttatgaccatgagatcatgtaaatcacttataccggaaaggtactttgattacaccaaacaccactgcgtaaatgggtggctataaaggtgggattaagtatccggaaagtatgagttgaggcatatggatcaacagtgggatttgtccatcccgatgacggatagatatactctgggccctctcggtggaatgtcgtctaatgtcttgcaagcatatgaatgagttcataagagaccacataccacggtacgagtaaagagtacttgtcaggagacgaggttgaacaaggtatagagtgataccgaagatcaaacctcggataagtaaaatatcgcgtgacaaagggaattggtattatatgtgaatggttcattcgatcactaaaagtcatcgttgaatatgtgggagccattatggatctccagatcccgctattggttattggtcggagtgagtactcaaccatgtctgcatagttcacgaaccgtagggtgacacacttaaagttggatgttgaaatggtagaatttgaatatggaatggagttcgaatatttgttcggagtcccggataagatcccggacatcacgaggagttccggaatggtccggagaataagattcatatataggatgtcattttatgtgaattaaaatgtcgcggaaggttctatggaaggttctagaaggttctagaaaagtccggaagaaaccaccaaggaaggtggagtccacatgggactccacctccatggccggccaaccctagtgggggaggagtcccaagtggactcccccttagggggccggccacccccccatatggaaggtggaactcccacctctagtgggagtcctagcttggctaggtttcccctccatatggaaggtttttggttcgggtcttattcgaagacttggagaccaactcttggggatccacctatataatgaggggccaagggagggggccggccaccccaagaccacaagctggccgccccccttgaagtggccggccaccccctcccaaaccctagccgccccctctcctccatatctcccgtgtagctttagcgaagctccgccggagttctccaccgccaccgacaccacgccgtcgtgctgtcggattcaagaggagctactacttccgctgcccgctggaacgggaggtggacgtcgtcttcatcaacaaccgaacgtgtgaccgagtacggaggtgctgcccgttcgtggcgccggaaccgatcgtgatcaagatcttctacgcgcttttgcaagcggcaagtgaacgtctaccgcagcaacaagagcctcctcttgtaggctttggaatctcttcaagggtgagactcgataaacccctcgttgctaccgtcttctagattgcatcttggcttggattgcgtgttcgcggtaggaaaaattttgttttctatgcaacgttctcctTCAGTGGCCAACCTAGTTatggtgccgaagaaggacaTGAAGGTCCTACACATGTGCATCGACTTCACCAGCCTCAACAAGCACTGCCCAAAGGACCACTTCCCGCTGCCACGCATCGACCAGATTGTTGACTCCACGGCGGGCTGCGAgcgcctctccttcctcgacgcCTACTCTGGCTACAACCAAATCAGGATGAAGGAAGAGGATCAGGAACTAACCGCGTTCATAAGACCACACGGTATCTTATGGTATAACGTCATGACCTTTGGTTTGAAGAACGCAGCATACCAGTGATGCATGCAAGCATGCCTCGGAGAACAGATCGGCACGAACATAGAGGTCTATATTGACGACATCGTCGTCAAGACCACGGACGCCGCCATGCTCATCGACGATCTTCGGGAGACACTCGACAACCTCGACCGCTACAAGATCAAGCTAAACCCGAAGAAATGCTTCTTCGGGGTCCCTGGAGGCCAAGTACTTGGGTATTTCATATCTGcccgaggaatcgaagccaaccccCTCAAGATCAAGCCCGTCCTCAACATGGAGCCGCCAAGAAACCTACGACAAGTGCAAAAATTGGCGGGTCGGGTGGCAGCTCTCAGCAGATCCATCGCCAAGCTAGGGGAAAAGGTGTTGCCCTTCTACCACTTGATGAAGAAATCAGAGAAGTTCGAGTGGACCTCAGAAGCTCAGGAAGCTTTCGATAATCTCAAGAAAGTCCTATCGACTTCCCCAATCCTCATCACCCCTCATGATAGAGAGCCGATGCTATTCTACGTCGCCACCACAAGCCAGGTGGTCAGTACTATACTCGTTGTCGAACGTGAAGAGGCAGGGAAGGTTCACAGCGCACAACGTCttgtctattaccttagcgaagtactCACCCCAGCCAAGCAGTGGTACCcgcatcatcagaagctggcatacgcCGTATGGATGACAACACGTAATCTACGACACTACTTTGCAGAGCACCCGATCATCATCGTCAGCGAAGCTCCACTGAAGAATATAGTCACCAACCCAGATGGTACGGGTTGAGTATCCCAGTGGGCCATCGAGTTTGCGCCACACGATATCTCCTACGTCGATCGAACAGCCATCAAATCGCAGGTCCTCCCGGACGTCTTCGTCGACTAGATCCAGTCACAAACGTCGGCCGCTCCCGATACATCGGGTTCCTAGACCATATACTTCGACGGCTCAAAGCGCAATATGGGCGCCGGTGCTGGCGTTGTCTTCatatcacctcaaggcgacaagaTGAAGTACGTGCTACGGATGAATTTCCCGCCGCCGACAAACAATGAAGCTGAATATGAAGCCATGCTGCACGACATGTGCATGGCAAAAGCCTGCGGCGCCACACGCCTGGAAATTTACGGAGACTCGAGCCTCATCGTGCAGAAGTCGATGAATCTGTGCGATGCGGtaagcgacaacatgatcgcctaccgtGAGATATACCGCTTGATGGAAGGAAAATTCGAATGCTGTGAACTGAAGCACATTGGCAGGGCCAGCATTGAAGAAGTCGATACTCTGGCAAACATCGGCTCCACATGGGCTGCAATTCCGAACGGAGTCTTCTATGTAGTAATCAAACAACGCTCCATCAATGTCAAACCTCCCGCACCCCTTACATAGTCGACTACCAACTTGGGGGCTGCGCCCGACGAAGTCGACGAAAACGTCATCATCAGTCCAAGCCAACAGGTTCTGCTCCTCGAACCGGTTTGGACTCAGCCTTTTCTTGCATATTTACTATGGCAGTAATTACCCGAAGACCCAGCAGAGGCACGGCGCATCGTACGCCGATCCAAAGCGTAAATGGTAGTGTCAGGTGAGCTCTACAAAAGGACTATATCAGGCATATTTCAACGGTGCATCGCACTCGAAGATGGAAAAGCTCTGTTACGAGAGATACACGAAGGCACTTGCGGCCACCACTTGTCGCCAAAGCCTTCAGATTTGGATTCTACTGGCTAACAGCAGCCAAAGATGCTAGGGATCTGGTCATGAAATGCGAACCCTTTCGGGGCTTCGCGCCAAAACCACACACTCCAGCCACGGACCTGATGACGATACCTCTCGCGTGGCCGTTCGCGCAGTGgtgactcgatcaagttggaccaaTGCCGAAATCTTCGCCAGGAGGTCATACTTATCTCCTGGTCGTTggtgacaagttcaccaagtggatagacgcAATACCAGTCACGAGTCAAACGGCTGCCACAACTGTCAAGTTCTTTAAAGGCATCACTTGCCACTTCGGTGTATCGCACAACATCATCACGGACAATGGAAGCAACTTCGCCTCCAACGTTTTCCATAAATTTTGCGAAAGACTTGGCATCAAACTCAGCTTCACCTCGATCTCAcaccctcaaaccaatggtcaggtGGAGAAGATAAACGGTCTAATCTGCGACGGGATAAAGAAGCGTCTCACAAAGACAGCTGGCACGTGGGTGGAAGAGTTGCCATCGCTACTATGGAGCTTGCGCACCACCCCAAATAGATCAATGCAGTACACACCCTTCTTCCTGGTGCACGGAGCCGAAGCTGTTCTGCCTGCCCATGTTCGATTCGAAGCACCCCGGGTCATCGCGTATAACGAGCAAACATCTACACAAGCGCTCCAAGACGCTGTGGATCTAGTTGATGAAGCTCGCGACATCGCTCTCGCCAGAACGGTCGTGTACCAACAAGCGATACGCAACTATCACAGTCGAAGGGTACGCACCCGAAGCTTCGCCAAGGGTGACCTAGTTTTGCGGCTGAAACAAAAAGGCCACCTGAAGCTAGAGTCTCCATGGGAGGGACCTTACATCGTCACCAAAGTCATCCTAGGAGGCGCTTACCACATCAGAAACACTTCACCAGGATTGGAGGAGAGCAACCCATGGAATGTTGCGCAGCTACGACGATTCTATGTTTAGGATTTTTCTCTTACTTCGTTCCATAAGGCTTCTCAGCCATAGCAAGACGACATGTACATCAGTTACAGTTACTCAATAAAGTTCTAGTTTATACAACTATTGCTCTGTTCCGTAGGACACACCAGAAGATCTTCGGCTACAAcgtctactcccatcgggagcgctggtcttcAAAATAAACATCATATGCACGATAAATTGCCATAAAACCTTAGAAACTATTGATTACCAGAAAGtacacccgaatactcgggggctgcagTCGATAAGTTCTCTGCACGAAAACATAGGGCTCCAGGCGATTCATCGTATTCACGATAACAAGCGCTATGATCCGTCGAGCTTGCAGCGTACCTGATGCTCGGGGGCTGCTGCCGATGATAAATACATAAACCTACGGCTCCACGCCAAAACATCGTTTACACGATAATTAAGCCACGAGTCTGTCGAAGCCTGTAGCGCACCTGAACATTCGGGGGTTGCAGCCGACAAAACTTATATAATAACAACGGCTCATGCCAAAACGTCATTCTCACGATACTTGGGCTACGAGTCCATCACGCACATGGCTCACCCGATGACTCGGGTGCTGCTGCCGATACAATTGAAAATTAAATACGACTACGCATAATGCATCATTTACGTGATAAGATTGCTACGGGTCCGTCGAGCTTGAACATGACTTGATCACTCAAAAGTTGCCGCCGGCGCCATACAAACTATACCACGGCTCCGAGCCAAAATGTCGTCTTCACGATATTTGAGCCACGAGTCTGTGGCTCACCCGATTACCCAGGGGCTGCTGCTTAACAATTATACCAAAAAACGGCTCTATGTAACACGTCGTTCTCACGATAAGCTTTACCATGGGTCAATCGATAGTGCAGTTCATCCGTTCTCATGGGCATCGCCATCGATAAGTCTTCAACGCAAAAAGAATTAGCTCAGCAATAATTACATCGGCTATATGATGAAAACTGCCTCGATTTACAGCACACCCGAACACTTGGGGCTGCAGATGACGAGATGCTCTATCAATTACATACAAAAAGTACGTCACCTGCGCGATCAATCGACAAATTAATTCGACCCTCCTGCCCTTCGATTGGCCCGAGCTTGTAGGTCTGCATCGGTGCCCGCCTCCAACCTGTCGATTATAATTGAAGCAGAGCCCGAACACTAGCACGCAGCAGCAGTTGCCACACAACACCCGACTATTATCAGAACTCGAAGGAAACTACGATATTCGATTCGGCAATTTATAGCCTATACATAACTACTTCATAGTCATCCACAGACTAGGGggctactctcatcgggagcgttggtcacgcacccgataaaagatgAAAGCTTCGTTAATAATAGGAATGGACCCGAAGGTTCTAGCAATCCAGGTTCGAGCCCGAGGACGCgaatctgtgtagggtaacgttgttttgcttcGATAGTTAACCGGTTTCGACTCATCGAGTAAATCCGGGCTCGTTACTTCATCCCTTACGTACATTCAATTCTCCGGCTTCTTTCGAGACTATACTCTTGTACAACCCAATAAATCTAAAAGCATCGAAAGATGGAAAGGATTCGAAAGCATCGACATCAAACATCAAGTTCTTCaactagtacaacttgagtctacgcacggttgcaagcacccgcccatagactcgggggctactcccatcgggagcgctggtcgcccaCCCAATAGAGAAAAACATTGATATCTTTCTCATGttcttcgagtggtacaacttgagtctatgcgcaGCTGCAAGCActagcccatagactcgggggctactcccaccgggagcgctggtcgcgcacctgaTAAACAACAACTTCGATTCAATATCAAGCACAAACACATCAaagacatcacaaatatcaacaagggaaagaagatagttgAGATGCTTTGAGAAGAGCAACAAGTTTCACAAAAAAAGGATACCAAAacaaataactcaatttgcactttcatcaatGTTGCTCATGTGAGAAACTTGagtaattgatatgcaataaattgctagatagACATATTTGGGATGGGTGAATCATGaacatgattttatatacttcccaacatatgcaCTCATCTAAATTTACTCATAtttgcaacaaagaggttcacACTAAGacctttgcaagaagcacaatatttgcaaatcaagagttccatgccaagatgcaaccacacagttggatgctagaaaaatatgcatgagaagatatttgttaccgagatagcattggtgtagatgtagtagatatgagttCGTCGACCATCATAGCTTGCCTCaaattaccattgagtcaccacttcttcctaagagtgagacaagcatccaatgcatctccattgtacctaacacaaaggtaagtacaatatggtcccaaactaattgggtccgaagtagttagacacactacaacatataggacaaactccacataactatgtacatatagatatgaaattaaatttcatgcacatcttagccaaattaggatttgatggagtttaccctatatattggatcaaagaaagtaacacatgccataagatatacatatattaaatatgcatgcacaatacattcaagaaccaaaggaaggacAAAACACCAATTAAATCAAGAAACAAtgattgtccaaattatatcaaacaaTTAAATTAACACAAtactgactccaaagacttatctcattataagaagctaa encodes:
- the LOC139831387 gene encoding uncharacterized protein, with the protein product MGAGAGVVFISPQGDKMKYVLRMNFPPPTNNEAEYEAMLHDMCMAKACGATRLEIYGDSSLIVQKSMNLCDAVSDNMIAYREIYRLMEGKFECCELKHIGRASIEEVDTLANIGSTWAAIPNGVFYVVIKQRSINVKPPAPLT